The following proteins are encoded in a genomic region of Micropterus dolomieu isolate WLL.071019.BEF.003 ecotype Adirondacks linkage group LG04, ASM2129224v1, whole genome shotgun sequence:
- the rhoh gene encoding rho-related GTP-binding protein RhoH codes for MDGLTEMSLKCVLVGDSAVGKTALLVRFTSETFPDTYKPTVFENTGVEVYMDGVQISLGLWDTAGNDNFRQIRPRSYQQADVVLICYSVANPNSLASVQHKWIAEVRENLPKVPILVVATQTDLRETGAHRASCITAVEGRRVAHEIHAKGYLECSSLSNRGVQQVFEYAVRTAVNQTRKQARRRMFSINQCKVF; via the coding sequence ATGGACGGCCTCACAGAGATGTCGTTGAAATGCGTCCTGGTCGGGGACAGTGCCGTGGGCAAGACGGCCCTCCTGGTCCGCTTCACCTCAGAGACCTTCCCTGACACATACAAGCCCACAGTGTTTGAGAACACAGGAGTGGAGGTGTACATGGATGGGGTTCAGATCAGCCTGGGGCTGTGGGACACGGCGGGAAACGACAACTTTCGACAGATCAGACCGAGGTCCTACCAGCAGGCAGATGTCGTCCTTATCTGCTACTCTGTGGCCAACCCTAACTCTCTGGCCAGCGTCCAGCATAAGTGGATCGCTGAGGTCCGAGAGAACTTGCCCAAGGTGCCAATTTTGGTTGTGGCCACCCAGACAGATCTGCGGGAGACAGGGGCGCACCGGGCCAGCTGCATCACAGCAGTGGAGGGGAGACGTGTGGCTCATGAAATCCACGCTAAAGGCTATCTGGAATGCTCCTCCTTAAGCAACCGTGGCGTGCAACAGGTGTTTGAGTATGCAGTGCGGACGGCCGTAAACCAGACCAGGAAGCAGGCCAGAAGACGGATGTTCAGCATAAACCAGTGCAAGGTCTTTTGA